GGATCGAGCTGCGTGTGAATGCGAATGCTCCATTGATCTGTTCCACTGCGCGGCTCATGCCCTTCGGCACAATAGTGACATCTTCGATCTGACAGCTGCCTTCGATCGCTGGTTCCTTTGTTGTTCCCGATATGGAGAATTCGCTCTTCAGTGCACCGTCCAATTTTTCAAAACGGTATTTTTCAGGTAGAAGTTCGGTTAGCCTGGACATTTTGTCAACTGCTATCTCACCGTGCAGATCTATGGATTCTCCTCGTTCGATCTGTCCAGAGATCGTCAGGGATGCTGGATCCATGCGCACTTTGATGCTCTTTACGTTCATGTCTTTTGATGAAGTGTCATATTCTACGGCATTTTCGATAATAATATCCCTTTCGGGCACTATTTCATTCTTGGGCAAATATGCGAGTTGATTGCCGGTGAGCGATATCCGGTTTTTCCTGAAACTTACTTTCTGGTTGATATCATGCAATCGGTACGTGGATTTTGTGACCGCATCATAATACATAAGCTCGCAGTTCTTGAGCCGCAATTTGTCCAGTGACAGAGCCCATCCGGGTCCTTTTGCCTCTTTAGGCATCAATGCGAGAACATTGAGCTCCTTACTTGTATTACGTTCAAGATTGAGCGTGAATTTATTGAAATCGATGCTGCCGATCACAATGCGTCTTTGGAGCAGAGGCAGCAATTTTAGATTGAGTGCGGTTTTTTCTATTTCAATCATCGGCTGAGCGTTATATCCCTTAACATTCGGGATCGATACATCCCTTATACTTATTGAGATTCCGAAGCCGACTGATAGGTTGACACTGCCTATTTCTACTGGACGTTGTAGAGATTGACTGGCGATCTGTTCTGATATCTGGCGCAGTTTTTCTGGCGTCAGAAATGACCTGATCGCGATATAACCTGCTAATGTGAGAACAACTATTATGGAGACAATGGCTATGATGATTTTGATGGTTTTACTCATTTTGCCCCCTTATTTTAACCCTGCAACAAATTTGAAATTGAAAGGACCACTATGCTAAAAGACCGAGGCCCAAAGCTATGACGGCAGGCGTGCCAGCAAATAGTCGTGTGAAAATATTCACGAAAGGTCCAATCCATCCCCATAGTATTGGAATACCTGTAATCCGGTCGAAAAATATCAATCCAATGAGTAGCACGAACCCGTAGCGTTCGAGCCAGTGCTCGATATGGACGTAACGTGGTGGCAGTAGGCTGAAAAGGACTTTTGACCCGTCAAGCGGCGGGATCGGTATTAGATTGAACGCGCAAAAGATCAGACTGTAGATAAGTCCGAGACCGAGCATGAGACCTATCGGCCTGAGAACGTTATTCTGTAACAACCCAGGGAACACGCGCAGCAAAATGCCCAGAGGAATTGCAAAGAGAAAATTCGACGTGGGGCCGGCGAGGGACGTATAAAGCATACCTTTCTTCATGTCTCGGAAATTATAGGGATTGACTGGTACTGGCTTAGCCCAGCCAAATCTAAGGAGCAGAAAAGCAATGAACCCAAAGAGGTCTATGTGCTTGATTGGGTTCAGTGTAAGGCGTCCTGCGAATTTTGCCGTCGCGTCGCCGAGGCGGTATGCTACGTAGCCGTGAAAATACTCGTGCACCGTGATTACTGTCAGAATTGCGGGTATTGAGATGACAAGACCTAGAAGTCTGTTCATTTCTTCTTGATGGTCTTGAGGTGGGCGATTGCTTCTTTGCGGTTCTTGAACTTCCTGTCCAACTGCAGAGCAAATAGCTTCTTTAGGACCTTAGCGTATTGTTTCTGAGGTTTTATGTTGTATTTTCGCAGATCCTTCCCGGTAATGAAGGGTTCTATTCTCATCAGCTTGCGGTAAGTCTTAATTTTTCCAGCCAGTTCCGGCTTGATTAGCATTATTGCCTCTGCTAATTCTTCAGTGACTGGGCAGAGTATTGCGTAGATGGCGCTTCTTTTACTCGCCCTGCTCAATTTTGTTATGACACCGCTAATACTCCGGAAATCATCAACAATTCTCTTGCTTTCTTTTGGCAACGGGATGCTGTTTCTCGGTAATTTTGACAGCAGGAAGTAGAAAGCATGTTTGCTTGAAGTAGGCATGAGTTTCAGTTCGCTCCGTTTTATTGGCAAAACTTCATGATTGCACAAATCATTGACCGTTGACGGGTATGATACTTCGGCGAATATCAAACCGAGTTCGTTAAATATCCGCTGTCCGCTCAGCTTCTGCACCATTCCGTCCTTTAATGCCTGTCGCATCTGGCGCTCGGTTTCATCTTCCAGTTTGAATCCGAAGCGGTTCTTGTACCTCAATGCCCGAAAGATGCGCGTTGGATCGTCTACGAAACTGTTCCGGTGAAGAATTCTTATCAGTTTCTTCTTAATGTCGCTCATGCCGTCGAAAGGATCGAATATTTCCCCAAAGTTTTCCCGCGAGATAGACATGGCTATGGCATTTATTGTGAAATCCCGGCGATTTAAATCCTCCACTATAGTCGATGGATATACATGGGGGAGATGCGCTGGCGAAGGATACTTCTCGGTTCGCGCGCTGGCCAGATCCACCCTGTAACTGTTAATGCTGATGGATGCAGTGCCAAATTCGTCGTGACTTGTCAGTTTTCCCTTGATTTTCGTATTTAACAGACGAGCGACCTTA
This window of the candidate division WOR-3 bacterium genome carries:
- a CDS encoding site-2 protease family protein yields the protein MNRLLGLVISIPAILTVITVHEYFHGYVAYRLGDATAKFAGRLTLNPIKHIDLFGFIAFLLLRFGWAKPVPVNPYNFRDMKKGMLYTSLAGPTSNFLFAIPLGILLRVFPGLLQNNVLRPIGLMLGLGLIYSLIFCAFNLIPIPPLDGSKVLFSLLPPRYVHIEHWLERYGFVLLIGLIFFDRITGIPILWGWIGPFVNIFTRLFAGTPAVIALGLGLLA